The proteins below are encoded in one region of Shewanella algae:
- a CDS encoding sporulation protein produces the protein MFKKLLAAIGVGGASVDTRLLNASLQPGQTFEARIVLKGGEVSQSIAGLELALMTRVKVSDGDSSHFINHCLASWRISEGFELQAGEERELPFIGQLHPETPFTELPVRNNQCRVWLQTGLAIDYAIDPGDQDLLPIQPTQLLLHLLQAMEELGFVLKKADVEQGYINTSGFRSGSGCYQELEFVPAGLGIRLLREVELTLVPAGKQTHILLELDRAFRGDGYLSLTLDNQADYPQVLAALQPHLV, from the coding sequence TTGGTGGTGCCAGTGTAGATACCCGCTTGCTCAATGCCAGCCTGCAACCCGGGCAAACCTTTGAAGCCAGAATCGTGCTCAAAGGCGGCGAGGTAAGCCAAAGTATTGCCGGCCTGGAGCTGGCCCTAATGACCCGGGTTAAGGTCAGTGATGGCGACAGCAGCCACTTTATCAATCATTGCCTGGCCAGCTGGCGCATCAGCGAGGGCTTTGAACTTCAGGCCGGAGAGGAGAGAGAACTGCCTTTCATCGGTCAGTTGCATCCTGAGACCCCATTTACCGAGTTGCCTGTGCGTAACAATCAATGCCGGGTCTGGCTGCAAACCGGGCTGGCGATAGATTACGCCATAGATCCGGGCGATCAGGATCTGCTGCCGATCCAGCCTACCCAGCTGTTGCTGCACCTGCTGCAGGCCATGGAGGAGCTGGGCTTTGTCCTTAAAAAAGCCGATGTCGAGCAAGGCTATATCAACACCTCTGGGTTTCGCAGTGGTTCAGGCTGCTATCAAGAGTTGGAGTTTGTACCCGCAGGGCTTGGGATCCGCCTTTTGCGTGAAGTGGAGCTCACCCTGGTACCGGCCGGAAAGCAAACCCATATCTTGCTGGAGCTGGACCGGGCCTTTCGCGGCGATGGCTATCTGAGTCTGACCTTGGATAACCAGGCCGATTATCCCCAGGTGTTGGCCGCGTTGCAGCCTCATCTGGTTTGA